Proteins from a single region of Desulfolutivibrio sulfoxidireducens:
- a CDS encoding DsbA family protein: MIITAFLIFALVGGAAQAAQNMEDEIRDILKNHPEIVIEALRKEKASLLGLLEEAARERQQAEETKRLEEERKNPLKPVVEPGRLFLGKAGAPVLVVEYSDFFCHYCAAGAGIMKELLASRGDVVQVVFKHFATDPLSRKAALVFEALGLQKPEMAWAFHDKVFADQEKMAAGGEAALRELALSLGADAKRLDADVKRPELEKRVKDDTEEARGFKFRGTPTFVVGGISIRGAAPVGVFEDAVNQSLDKGKAPADKGARSEAKKDCEDCREIK, from the coding sequence TTGATCATCACCGCTTTTTTGATTTTCGCCCTGGTGGGGGGCGCGGCCCAGGCCGCCCAGAACATGGAGGATGAGATCAGGGATATCCTCAAAAACCATCCGGAAATCGTGATCGAGGCCCTGCGCAAGGAAAAGGCGTCCCTTTTGGGCCTGTTGGAGGAGGCCGCCCGGGAGCGGCAACAGGCCGAAGAGACCAAGCGCCTGGAAGAGGAGCGCAAAAATCCCTTAAAGCCTGTTGTCGAACCGGGACGGCTTTTTCTCGGCAAGGCCGGGGCGCCCGTTTTGGTCGTGGAATATTCCGACTTTTTCTGCCACTACTGCGCCGCCGGGGCCGGGATCATGAAGGAGCTTCTGGCCAGTCGGGGGGACGTGGTCCAGGTGGTGTTCAAACATTTCGCCACAGACCCCCTGTCCCGGAAGGCGGCGCTTGTGTTCGAGGCCCTGGGGCTGCAAAAACCTGAGATGGCCTGGGCCTTTCACGACAAGGTGTTCGCGGATCAGGAAAAAATGGCCGCCGGGGGAGAGGCCGCGCTTCGCGAATTGGCCCTGTCGCTTGGCGCGGACGCCAAACGGCTCGATGCGGACGTCAAACGCCCCGAACTCGAAAAGCGTGTGAAAGACGATACCGAGGAGGCCAGGGGATTCAAATTTCGGGGAACGCCAACCTTTGTGGTCGGCGGTATATCCATCCGGGGAGCGGCCCCGGTGGGAGTTTTCGAGGACGCCGTGAACCAGTCCCTGGACAAGGGGAAGGCCCCGGCGGACAAGGGCGCCAGATCCGAAGCGAAAAAAGACTGCGAGGACTGTCGGGAAATCAAATAG
- a CDS encoding two-component system sensor histidine kinase NtrB: MPSPRRIIEENILQSIPVGLLVIDRTGRVAAAGPAVSDILGLPDRRLLGRYWREVLWDDPQNAEFNDLVTQAAERRANVRQRQVSYRTPDGRPLRLSVNASFLQKAGKMVGVVYIFEDVTELHRFRERETRVLREKNRLQHDLIESLGNLALSVAHQIRNPMVAIGGFSRKLREFLKNRSLSTEYADIIFAEALHLEGVVGAVVRLASIPRPKPMASPLSPLFGRVVAEAEHAASRAGRTVAWDVAVEDGECLMDQGLIHLALTEILRNAVEFSGKGDLRIRMHARPEGDVWRVVVSDSGPGVAPGNLPFVFDPFFSTKPRGAGIGLTMVRKIVMEHGGEVSVHSSPGAGTRITVRLPRADPENMEWAGESGPAGSLVGEDLDACSLIVKARQAGVNIMGLSAVDAVREIQMAEGFEPCFGRGGFDACGQEQCFFRSDCMKLKRVEAPCRISYRGRWDSGAVPGENGWT; this comes from the coding sequence ATGCCAAGTCCCAGGCGTATCATCGAGGAAAATATCCTGCAAAGCATCCCCGTGGGGCTTCTGGTCATCGACCGAACCGGCCGTGTGGCCGCGGCCGGCCCGGCGGTTTCGGATATCCTGGGACTTCCGGATCGACGCCTCTTGGGCCGGTATTGGCGCGAGGTCCTCTGGGACGACCCCCAGAACGCGGAATTCAACGATCTGGTGACCCAGGCCGCCGAGCGGCGGGCCAACGTCAGGCAGCGACAGGTATCCTATCGCACCCCTGACGGACGACCGCTACGGCTGTCCGTGAATGCCTCGTTTCTGCAAAAAGCCGGCAAGATGGTCGGGGTGGTGTACATTTTCGAGGACGTCACCGAACTGCACCGCTTTCGGGAACGCGAAACCCGCGTGCTCAGGGAGAAAAACCGCCTGCAGCACGATCTGATCGAAAGCCTGGGCAACCTGGCCCTGTCCGTGGCCCATCAGATACGCAACCCCATGGTGGCCATCGGCGGTTTTTCCCGCAAGTTGCGCGAGTTCCTCAAAAATCGCTCCCTGTCCACCGAGTATGCGGACATCATCTTCGCCGAGGCCCTGCACCTGGAGGGCGTGGTGGGCGCGGTGGTCCGGCTGGCCTCCATCCCTCGTCCCAAGCCCATGGCCTCGCCCCTTTCGCCCCTTTTCGGACGGGTCGTGGCCGAGGCCGAACACGCCGCCTCCCGGGCCGGACGCACCGTGGCCTGGGACGTGGCGGTCGAGGATGGCGAGTGCCTCATGGACCAGGGGCTCATCCATCTGGCCTTGACGGAAATCTTGCGCAACGCCGTGGAATTTTCTGGAAAGGGCGACCTCCGGATACGGATGCACGCCCGCCCGGAGGGCGACGTCTGGCGGGTGGTCGTATCCGACAGCGGACCGGGCGTGGCCCCGGGGAATCTGCCGTTCGTTTTTGACCCGTTTTTTTCCACCAAGCCCCGAGGGGCGGGCATCGGACTGACCATGGTGCGCAAGATCGTCATGGAGCACGGCGGGGAGGTGTCGGTCCACAGTTCGCCCGGCGCCGGGACCAGGATCACCGTGCGTCTGCCCCGGGCGGATCCGGAAAACATGGAGTGGGCTGGGGAGTCCGGGCCGGCCGGGTCCCTGGTGGGCGAGGACCTCGACGCCTGTTCCCTGATCGTCAAGGCCCGGCAGGCCGGGGTGAACATCATGGGACTGTCGGCCGTGGACGCCGTGCGCGAGATCCAGATGGCCGAGGGCTTCGAGCCCTGTTTCGGGCGGGGGGGGTTCGACGCCTGCGGCCAGGAACAGTGTTTTTTCAGGTCGGACTGTATGAAGCTCAAGCGGGTGGAGGCGCCGTGCCGGATCAGCTATCGCGGCCGGTGGGACAGCGGGGCGGTTCCAGGTGAAAACGGATGGACGTAA
- a CDS encoding C40 family peptidase: MACFRKVRAALAGAAFVAVLAWVAAVPAAAQSVYGYEDGLGMLHTSSRKLDARYKELYTVRPGEKRPDHQVLVAALREKQAIEETIPVVSIKDLLVGLDGRGSAILRAAEPFLGAPYRFGGDTPAGVDCSGLTRAVYLRLGTSLPRHSADQAGTGVAVSRDMLLPGDLLFFSTNLETGINHVGIFLGGGRMLHSSSRAAGVRVERMDGGDYARWFVAARRVASPSAIPPNPAGSDGPNRAISQATQTGPRRADL, from the coding sequence ATGGCATGTTTCAGGAAAGTCCGGGCGGCCCTTGCCGGCGCGGCGTTCGTCGCGGTCCTGGCGTGGGTGGCCGCCGTACCCGCCGCTGCCCAGTCGGTCTACGGCTACGAGGACGGCCTGGGCATGCTGCACACCAGTTCCCGCAAACTCGACGCCCGCTACAAGGAACTCTACACCGTGCGGCCCGGGGAGAAGAGACCCGATCACCAGGTCCTGGTGGCGGCCTTGCGCGAAAAACAAGCCATCGAGGAGACCATCCCGGTCGTGTCCATAAAGGATCTTTTGGTCGGTCTGGATGGCCGGGGCTCGGCCATTTTGCGCGCGGCCGAACCGTTTTTGGGCGCGCCCTATCGTTTCGGCGGCGACACCCCGGCCGGTGTGGACTGCTCCGGGCTGACCCGGGCCGTGTACCTGCGCCTGGGAACCTCCCTGCCGCGCCACAGCGCGGACCAGGCCGGAACCGGGGTGGCGGTCTCCAGGGACATGCTTCTGCCCGGGGACCTGCTCTTTTTTTCCACGAACCTGGAGACGGGCATCAACCATGTGGGCATTTTCCTGGGCGGCGGGCGCATGCTGCATTCCTCGTCCCGGGCCGCCGGGGTCCGGGTGGAGCGCATGGACGGGGGCGATTACGCCCGCTGGTTCGTGGCCGCGCGACGCGTGGCCTCCCCGTCCGCGATTCCCCCGAATCCGGCCGGTTCCGATGGTCCGAACCGGGCCATAAGCCAGGCCACCCAGACCGGACCCCGGCGGGCCGACCTGTAG
- a CDS encoding nitroreductase family protein — MSAAPGIRIDPERCVGCGLCVRRCPSGTLAVRGKKAVVVGESCLLCGHCQAACPEKALVVAALDPFAGEFASLATSEDWLAPGACDPGELVRLLRSRRSTRSYLDRPVPREVLEDLVRAGVSAPSGHNSQRWAFTILPDREAVVFLGDALAGFFRRLNRMAANPLIRLAMRLVGQRDLDDYYRDHFASVRQALADWDRDGTDRLFHGAPAAIVVACRPGASCPAEDALLAAQNMLLTAHAMGLGTCLIGYAVAAMRHDRAIPQRLGIDRRETVYAVIALGYSSETYARVAGRLRPPVRFFHVPAKREGTGSTGIQTTKG; from the coding sequence GTGAGCGCGGCCCCCGGTATCCGGATCGATCCGGAGCGCTGTGTGGGGTGCGGGCTGTGCGTGCGCCGCTGCCCCTCGGGAACCCTGGCGGTGCGGGGCAAAAAGGCCGTGGTGGTCGGGGAGTCCTGTCTTTTGTGCGGCCATTGCCAGGCGGCCTGTCCGGAAAAGGCGCTTGTCGTGGCGGCCCTGGACCCCTTTGCCGGTGAATTCGCCAGCCTTGCCACGTCCGAGGACTGGCTGGCCCCGGGGGCGTGCGATCCGGGGGAACTGGTGCGGCTTCTGCGTTCGCGGCGCTCCACGCGTTCCTACCTGGATCGGCCTGTGCCCCGGGAGGTCCTGGAGGATCTGGTCCGGGCCGGGGTGAGCGCGCCCTCGGGACACAACAGCCAGAGATGGGCCTTCACCATCTTGCCTGACCGGGAAGCCGTGGTCTTTTTGGGAGACGCCCTGGCCGGTTTTTTCCGCAGGCTGAACAGGATGGCCGCCAATCCCCTGATCCGCCTGGCCATGCGCCTGGTGGGGCAACGCGACCTCGATGACTATTACCGGGACCATTTCGCCTCGGTGCGCCAGGCCCTGGCGGACTGGGACCGGGACGGCACGGACCGGCTTTTTCACGGCGCGCCGGCGGCCATCGTGGTCGCCTGCCGGCCCGGGGCCAGTTGCCCGGCCGAGGATGCCCTGCTGGCCGCCCAGAACATGCTGCTGACCGCCCACGCCATGGGGCTCGGGACATGTCTCATCGGATACGCCGTGGCGGCCATGCGGCATGACCGGGCGATCCCGCAACGCCTGGGCATCGATCGCCGGGAGACGGTTTACGCGGTCATCGCCCTGGGCTATTCCAGCGAGACGTATGCGCGGGTGGCCGGGCGACTGCGGCCACCCGTGCGTTTTTTTCATGTCCCGGCCAAGCGGGAGGGGACAGGGTCCACGGGAATCCAGACAACAAAAGGTTGA
- a CDS encoding L,D-transpeptidase → MKRTWRVPVVLFVVFAVFFSSEAKARDAVGERPAVTVPTASEEEAPASGEGLGERLEAVRLQGLCLLASPRAGAATRKVLRAGEVVRVVAVTGDWVEIAVRGDVSGFVQRGYLTGFSGDVPPPYRDRLARLSRRPGKGDTVGSLVAVGPAIPATQGTAAGPNEPASGRDQADVADEPRPSAGHIAPFVSEKPATTPESAARSASGPRDLGPRAEAGTFPFPDPQGIERYLATVLADLRRPSVRASTDRLDATGRAYYERKNRYAIEVFLSECKLVLYEKQADGGRHPMRTFVVATPANDVEPPQGWGVITQIEFEPWWRPTENMKRRARQKGRSLPDVVPPGAKNPMGPFKMHLSHGFAFRIHGNNDPKSIGRRVTNGCIRMRNDEGVELAKILDVGTEVVFSEHAPSSAENQRPGP, encoded by the coding sequence ATGAAACGGACGTGGCGGGTGCCAGTCGTTTTGTTCGTGGTTTTTGCGGTGTTTTTTTCATCAGAGGCCAAGGCCCGGGACGCGGTCGGGGAGCGTCCGGCCGTGACCGTGCCCACGGCCTCCGAAGAGGAGGCCCCGGCGTCCGGGGAAGGCCTTGGCGAACGGCTGGAGGCTGTGCGCTTGCAGGGCCTTTGTCTTCTCGCCTCCCCCCGTGCCGGGGCGGCCACGCGCAAGGTCCTTCGGGCGGGCGAGGTGGTGCGTGTCGTGGCCGTTACCGGGGACTGGGTGGAGATCGCGGTTCGCGGCGACGTTTCGGGATTCGTCCAACGCGGGTATCTGACGGGTTTTTCCGGCGATGTCCCGCCTCCCTATCGGGACCGGCTGGCGCGGCTTTCCAGGCGGCCGGGGAAGGGCGATACGGTGGGCTCCCTGGTGGCTGTCGGACCCGCCATTCCGGCCACACAGGGCACAGCGGCCGGGCCGAACGAACCGGCCTCGGGCCGGGACCAGGCGGACGTGGCCGACGAGCCCCGGCCGAGTGCGGGGCACATCGCGCCATTCGTGTCGGAAAAACCGGCGACCACGCCGGAAAGCGCCGCCCGGTCGGCTTCCGGACCGCGGGACCTCGGCCCACGGGCCGAGGCGGGAACCTTTCCCTTCCCCGATCCCCAGGGCATCGAGCGGTATCTGGCCACGGTCCTTGCGGACTTGAGGCGGCCGTCCGTCCGCGCGTCCACGGATCGCCTGGACGCGACCGGCCGGGCGTATTACGAACGCAAAAATCGCTATGCCATCGAGGTCTTTTTGTCCGAGTGCAAACTCGTCTTGTACGAAAAACAAGCCGACGGCGGCAGACATCCGATGCGGACCTTCGTGGTGGCCACGCCGGCAAACGATGTGGAGCCTCCTCAGGGTTGGGGGGTGATCACCCAGATCGAGTTCGAGCCCTGGTGGCGGCCCACAGAAAACATGAAGCGCCGGGCCAGGCAAAAAGGCCGCTCCCTGCCCGACGTCGTGCCCCCTGGGGCCAAAAATCCCATGGGGCCGTTCAAGATGCATCTGTCCCACGGGTTCGCCTTTCGCATCCATGGCAACAACGATCCCAAGTCCATCGGCAGGCGGGTGACCAACGGCTGCATCCGGATGCGCAACGACGAGGGCGTGGAGTTGGCCAAAATTCTCGACGTCGGCACGGAGGTCGTCTTTTCGGAACACGCGCCGTCGAGCGCCGAAAATCAACGCCCCGGGCCGTGA